One genomic window of Nitrospirota bacterium includes the following:
- a CDS encoding HAD-IB family hydrolase, translating into MTSALLDDVAERRTQGSVAALFDVDNTLLPGEASEIGFFRFLWRRGLVGWSELTRSAAWLAGHVPPFSLHPLRERKVYLTGKRPADIESYAREFCQVEMLGKLSLQGRARLEEHRQAGHQLVLVTGAPDFLVGPLAEFLGVSTVFSAKPEQRDGVYTGALIPPFPYGRGKRELILAHAKEMNLDLTQSYAYGDSPGDRDILELVGYPLVINPIRGMARTAQQQGWSVTIWK; encoded by the coding sequence TTGACATCCGCGCTTCTCGATGATGTCGCTGAACGACGGACACAGGGGTCCGTCGCAGCACTGTTCGACGTCGACAATACGCTCCTGCCGGGAGAGGCCAGCGAGATAGGATTCTTCCGGTTTCTCTGGCGACGTGGTTTGGTGGGATGGAGTGAGTTGACCCGGAGTGCGGCCTGGCTGGCGGGGCACGTACCTCCCTTCTCCCTGCACCCGCTCCGGGAACGAAAAGTGTATTTGACCGGCAAGCGTCCCGCAGATATTGAATCCTATGCGCGGGAGTTCTGTCAGGTTGAGATGCTCGGCAAGTTGTCGCTCCAGGGTCGCGCGAGACTAGAGGAACATCGACAGGCCGGTCACCAGCTAGTTCTTGTGACTGGCGCGCCTGATTTTTTAGTGGGTCCACTTGCAGAGTTTTTGGGCGTGTCCACAGTTTTCTCGGCCAAGCCGGAGCAACGGGACGGAGTCTATACCGGTGCATTGATTCCCCCGTTCCCCTATGGGCGCGGCAAGCGTGAGCTGATCCTCGCCCATGCCAAGGAGATGAATCTCGACCTAACACAGTCCTACGCCTATGGCGACAGCCCGGGCGATCGCGACATTCTTGAATTGGTCGGGTACCCCCTCGTAATCAACCCGATCCGGGGAATGGCTCGCACGGCGCAACAACAAGGCTGGTCTGTCACAATATGGAAATAA
- a CDS encoding PAS domain S-box protein: MSCIDHLSELEALRLQVADLTRALAERDQSLSPERHQPEETIQNFREQSHRLRAIVEGIAAETGDEFFTSLVRHLTSTLHVQYALIGIVNEGQPKEIRTIAVSAGGALAHNFEYDLADTPCATALTETVACFDRDVQATFPQFQRLADLGAQSYCAVPLRTKGGAVVGLLAVMDTKPLQQSDDLQSLLGVLAPRVAMEFERRRAEQERIQALADLRNVVETVPDIMFTLDIQGNMVKWNRRVVDVTGYSQEELLNKPALAFVPQEEQTRTAAAIQRAFTEGYAELEGLLLTKDSRTIPYHWTGAALKDPQGQIIGITGVGRDVSEKKRANSLLEATTDSIEEGLLVIDRQGKVTSMSQRFLELWRIPQNLADRREDKALLAFVLEQLQEPEAFLSKVRELYAHPEQESVDMLLFKDGRVFERYSRPHLLGGEIVGRVWSFLDITDRKRIEEALRVSEERFALAVEGSSDILWDAHRLPGEPWYAPQTPIWWSPRVRELLGLEASEPFETLEQWVVRLHSDDRDRVFGQLTAHIDHRVPYDVEYRLRTNQGDYRWIRGRGQAMWDEQGEPRRMSGSCQDITDRKANEHLLAAEKRVLEMMVTDAPLQEVLTLMCRVIEELSRKAHCSLLLLDRNGLHLRHGAAPSLPEEYVRAIDGVAIGPTVGSCGTAAFMRQQVIVSDIAHDPLWADFRDLALRHGFRACWSTPVISSGGTVLGTFAVYYDEPKQPTRADLQLIEWATQLACIAIERKRAEESLRQNRALLQSFVEHTPAAVAMLDENLKYVVASKRWCQDYRLGDRDIIGLHHYDVFPEIRKMEHWQAIHRRCLAGEIVRNDEDRFCREDGKEDWLRWEVRPWVDESGSIGGIIMFTEVITDRKQAEEALIRSEQQLRTVLDALPVGVWFTDQSGQPVLSNPAAKQIWTDIKQVGIETTDDNSGWWETVGSSDAFHRWALSQSLTKGIPSLNETLDLECLDGRIKTIRNTTVPVQDPGGNILGAIVLNEDMTALRQMQGALKLTQSSVDHAVEGFLWIDSDARILNVNDATCRMLEYTRDELTTMTVHDIDPNFPQELWPAHWEELKRKGSMTFESKHWSRTGRVLDTEVTVTCLDYEGRQYGCAIMRDIGERKRAEIALRQSEERYRSLYDETPTMYFTLTPDGTVRSVNRFGADQLGYQVEEIIGRSVLDMFHEDDKKMVAAKLTECLETPGTVREWEFRKVRKDGHTMWVREMTRVGQSSTGETIVLVTCEDITDRKRMEDVLRQRERDLRAAVEERERISQDLHDGILQSLFAVGLALESAKSKMPPRIRKTSGAPLDQAIDQLNRVMHEIRNFIAGLGSDLLKGKNLPAALQQMLGSLTQTYATRVRLAVDENVTRSLSAEQSLHLLLVIQEAVSNCIRHGRAQEATVSLKMLKQGVRLSIRDNGSGFNPMVARQAGHGLTNMAARAQKMGGRFSVVSKINEGTRVVVDLPNEAALVPR, from the coding sequence ATGAGCTGTATCGATCATCTGTCGGAACTTGAAGCCCTGCGGTTGCAGGTGGCAGATTTGACGCGCGCACTTGCCGAGCGAGACCAATCGCTGAGCCCCGAACGTCATCAGCCTGAAGAGACGATACAGAATTTCCGCGAGCAATCACATCGCTTACGTGCCATCGTCGAGGGTATAGCAGCCGAAACCGGGGATGAGTTCTTCACGTCACTTGTCAGGCACTTGACCTCGACGTTGCATGTACAATATGCGCTCATTGGGATCGTGAATGAAGGCCAGCCTAAAGAGATCCGCACCATTGCGGTCTCGGCTGGAGGCGCCCTCGCCCACAACTTCGAATATGACCTGGCCGATACTCCTTGCGCCACGGCGCTGACAGAGACCGTTGCCTGTTTCGACCGGGATGTCCAGGCAACGTTTCCTCAATTCCAACGTTTGGCAGATCTCGGGGCTCAGAGCTATTGCGCGGTGCCGCTCCGGACGAAGGGCGGTGCAGTCGTTGGCTTGCTCGCCGTAATGGATACAAAGCCGCTGCAACAGAGCGACGATCTGCAATCCCTGTTGGGAGTCTTGGCCCCGCGGGTTGCGATGGAGTTCGAGAGAAGGCGAGCCGAGCAGGAACGTATCCAGGCCCTGGCCGATTTACGCAATGTGGTAGAAACCGTTCCTGACATCATGTTCACCCTCGACATCCAAGGCAACATGGTGAAATGGAATCGTCGTGTCGTGGATGTCACGGGGTACAGCCAGGAGGAATTGTTGAATAAGCCCGCATTGGCCTTTGTTCCTCAGGAAGAACAGACTCGCACGGCGGCGGCGATTCAACGGGCCTTCACGGAAGGGTATGCCGAACTTGAAGGTCTATTGCTCACCAAAGACAGCCGGACCATCCCCTATCACTGGACCGGCGCCGCGCTCAAAGATCCGCAGGGCCAGATCATTGGCATCACCGGGGTCGGGCGGGATGTGTCTGAGAAAAAACGGGCGAATTCGCTTCTTGAGGCCACGACTGATTCCATCGAAGAGGGTCTGCTAGTCATAGACCGTCAGGGCAAGGTGACCAGTATGAGCCAGCGGTTTTTGGAGCTGTGGCGGATTCCTCAAAACCTCGCGGATCGCCGTGAGGACAAAGCCCTGCTGGCCTTCGTACTGGAACAGCTCCAGGAGCCTGAGGCCTTCCTGTCCAAGGTGCGGGAGTTGTATGCGCATCCGGAGCAGGAAAGTGTCGACATGCTGCTATTTAAGGATGGACGGGTGTTTGAGCGCTATTCGCGTCCACACCTCCTTGGTGGAGAGATCGTCGGCCGGGTCTGGAGCTTCCTCGATATCACCGACCGCAAGCGTATCGAGGAAGCCCTGCGTGTGAGTGAAGAACGTTTCGCGCTGGCTGTAGAGGGATCCAGCGATATCCTCTGGGATGCCCATCGGCTTCCCGGTGAGCCCTGGTATGCACCGCAGACACCGATCTGGTGGTCTCCACGAGTCCGGGAATTGCTGGGCTTGGAAGCGTCAGAACCTTTCGAGACTCTCGAGCAATGGGTGGTAAGACTTCATTCCGATGACAGGGATCGTGTGTTCGGCCAGCTGACTGCGCATATCGACCACCGAGTCCCGTACGATGTCGAATACCGGCTGCGCACCAATCAAGGCGACTATCGCTGGATTCGGGGGCGTGGGCAGGCGATGTGGGATGAACAGGGAGAGCCTCGTCGCATGTCCGGCTCATGCCAAGACATCACCGACCGCAAGGCCAATGAACATCTCTTAGCCGCAGAGAAGCGCGTCTTGGAAATGATGGTCACAGATGCTCCTCTGCAAGAGGTTTTGACGCTGATGTGTCGAGTGATCGAGGAGCTTTCAAGGAAGGCGCACTGCTCCCTTCTGCTCCTCGATCGTAACGGACTTCACTTGCGCCATGGCGCCGCGCCCAGTCTTCCTGAGGAGTATGTCCGTGCGATCGACGGTGTGGCGATTGGCCCGACCGTCGGCTCCTGCGGAACGGCAGCCTTCATGCGACAACAGGTTATCGTGTCGGATATCGCTCACGATCCGCTATGGGCCGATTTCCGCGACCTCGCCCTTCGCCACGGCTTCCGGGCATGCTGGTCCACGCCCGTGATATCCTCCGGCGGCACAGTTTTGGGTACGTTCGCGGTGTACTATGACGAACCGAAGCAGCCGACCCGCGCTGATTTGCAGCTCATCGAATGGGCGACGCAACTCGCGTGCATCGCGATCGAGCGTAAGCGGGCGGAGGAATCGCTCCGCCAGAACAGGGCGCTTCTGCAATCGTTCGTCGAACATACCCCCGCAGCGGTCGCTATGTTGGACGAAAATCTTAAGTATGTTGTGGCGAGCAAGCGGTGGTGTCAGGATTACCGGCTGGGGGACCGCGATATCATCGGCCTTCACCATTACGACGTATTTCCCGAAATCAGAAAGATGGAACATTGGCAGGCTATTCATCGTCGGTGTTTGGCGGGCGAGATCGTACGGAATGACGAGGATCGATTTTGCCGAGAAGATGGGAAAGAAGACTGGCTTCGCTGGGAAGTTCGCCCTTGGGTTGATGAATCGGGCTCGATCGGTGGAATTATCATGTTCACGGAAGTCATCACCGATCGCAAGCAGGCGGAAGAGGCGCTGATTCGCAGCGAGCAGCAACTGCGCACGGTGCTCGATGCGCTGCCGGTAGGTGTCTGGTTTACCGATCAATCAGGCCAGCCGGTCCTTTCCAATCCCGCCGCCAAGCAGATCTGGACCGACATCAAACAAGTCGGGATCGAGACAACCGATGATAATTCTGGATGGTGGGAGACGGTCGGATCATCGGACGCATTCCATCGCTGGGCCTTGAGCCAATCGCTGACAAAAGGAATTCCTTCACTGAACGAAACCCTTGATCTCGAATGCCTCGATGGAAGAATAAAGACCATTCGCAACACGACCGTTCCGGTCCAGGACCCAGGCGGCAACATTCTTGGCGCGATCGTGCTTAACGAAGATATGACGGCGCTACGGCAGATGCAGGGGGCCCTCAAACTGACTCAATCCTCTGTCGACCATGCAGTCGAGGGGTTCCTGTGGATCGACTCAGATGCCAGGATTCTGAACGTCAACGACGCGACTTGCCGTATGCTGGAATACACCCGCGACGAACTGACGACCATGACGGTGCACGACATCGACCCGAATTTTCCTCAGGAACTCTGGCCGGCCCATTGGGAAGAATTGAAGCGGAAAGGGTCCATGACGTTCGAGTCGAAACATTGGTCGAGAACCGGACGGGTTCTGGACACGGAAGTCACCGTGACCTGTCTGGACTACGAGGGGAGACAATACGGCTGCGCCATCATGCGGGATATCGGAGAGCGCAAGCGGGCGGAAATAGCACTGCGCCAGAGCGAAGAACGGTATCGGTCGCTGTACGACGAAACTCCGACCATGTACTTTACGTTGACGCCAGATGGGACGGTGCGCTCCGTCAACCGATTCGGAGCGGATCAACTTGGATACCAAGTGGAAGAAATTATCGGGCGCTCGGTACTCGACATGTTCCATGAAGACGATAAGAAAATGGTTGCAGCTAAGCTGACGGAGTGTCTCGAGACTCCGGGCACTGTCAGAGAATGGGAATTTCGGAAAGTGCGGAAAGACGGGCATACCATGTGGGTTCGGGAAATGACCCGTGTAGGGCAATCTTCTACCGGAGAGACCATCGTGCTGGTGACGTGCGAGGATATCACCGACCGCAAGCGCATGGAAGATGTGCTACGTCAACGAGAGCGCGATCTGCGCGCCGCGGTTGAGGAACGAGAGCGGATCAGCCAAGATCTGCATGATGGCATCTTACAGTCACTCTTTGCTGTAGGCCTCGCCCTCGAATCAGCCAAATCGAAGATGCCCCCACGTATCCGCAAGACGTCCGGCGCGCCACTTGATCAGGCTATTGATCAGTTGAATCGTGTCATGCACGAGATTCGGAATTTCATCGCAGGGTTGGGCTCGGACTTGCTCAAGGGGAAGAACTTACCGGCAGCGTTGCAGCAGATGCTGGGCTCACTGACACAGACCTACGCTACGCGTGTGCGCCTCGCGGTCGATGAGAACGTCACGCGGAGTCTATCGGCTGAACAGTCTCTGCACCTGCTCCTTGTCATCCAGGAGGCGGTCAGTAATTGTATCAGGCATGGACGTGCGCAGGAGGCCACGGTGTCGCTCAAGATGTTGAAGCAAGGTGTCCGGCTGAGCATTCGCGATAACGGCAGTGGATTCAACCCAATGGTCGCCAGGCAAGCCGGGCATGGGTTGACGAATATGGCCGCCCGGGCCCAAAAAATGGGAGGGCGGTTTAGCGTGGTTTCGAAGATCAACGAGGGAACACGCGTTGTTGTGGACCTGCCGAACGAGGCTGCCCTTGTCCCCCGCTAA
- a CDS encoding response regulator transcription factor produces MPIRLLLVDDHEVVRIGLRAVLHNNHGITVVGEAGTKVTAVRAVNRLRPDIVLMDVRLPDGSGIEACRDILAKYPTTRIIFLTSFTDDDSVLAAVLAGAQGYILKNIDSSLLVRSIHSVCKGQSILNPAVTQRARYWIKAQPTLAGSVQRQPLSPQEERVLALVAEGLTNKEIGAALQLSDKTVKNYLANMFQKLRISRRAQAATFFVTRKI; encoded by the coding sequence ATACCGATTCGCCTGCTTCTGGTCGACGATCACGAAGTCGTTCGTATCGGTCTGCGAGCCGTCTTGCACAACAACCACGGTATTACCGTCGTCGGTGAAGCAGGAACCAAAGTCACCGCGGTGCGGGCAGTCAATCGACTCCGACCGGATATCGTCCTGATGGATGTTCGACTCCCTGATGGCTCGGGGATCGAAGCCTGTCGTGATATTCTTGCCAAGTATCCCACAACACGAATCATCTTTCTCACCTCTTTTACCGACGATGATTCTGTTTTGGCAGCCGTGCTGGCTGGCGCGCAGGGCTACATCCTCAAGAATATTGACTCCAGCCTGCTGGTTCGATCGATTCACTCGGTTTGCAAGGGGCAATCGATTCTGAATCCTGCTGTCACCCAACGGGCGCGGTATTGGATCAAAGCCCAGCCGACTCTAGCCGGCTCGGTGCAGCGACAACCCCTTTCTCCTCAAGAAGAGCGTGTGCTGGCATTGGTCGCGGAAGGGTTAACCAACAAAGAAATTGGGGCCGCACTGCAACTCAGCGACAAGACGGTCAAGAACTATCTCGCCAACATGTTCCAAAAACTGCGTATCTCACGCCGCGCCCAAGCTGCCACCTTCTTTGTCACACGTAAAATCTGA
- a CDS encoding response regulator, with the protein MPSVLVVDDEDQLRQLIREILEQAGYQVTEARDGKEAVIQYRLAPADVVIMDILMPEQDGLETTSTLRREFPNVKIIAITGSSEMIGILSFLDVAKMLGAHRALQKPFEMQTLLDTVQAELQT; encoded by the coding sequence ATGCCGTCAGTTCTTGTCGTCGATGACGAAGACCAACTCCGTCAATTGATTCGAGAAATATTGGAGCAGGCCGGCTATCAGGTCACGGAAGCACGTGATGGGAAGGAGGCTGTTATACAGTATAGGCTCGCGCCGGCCGACGTGGTTATTATGGACATTCTCATGCCTGAGCAGGATGGCCTGGAGACCACCTCCACGTTGCGACGGGAATTCCCGAACGTGAAAATCATCGCGATCACCGGCAGCAGTGAAATGATCGGTATTCTCAGTTTTCTCGACGTCGCCAAAATGTTGGGGGCCCACCGCGCGCTTCAGAAACCCTTTGAGATGCAGACTCTCCTCGACACAGTCCAGGCTGAATTGCAAACCTAG
- the purE gene encoding 5-(carboxyamino)imidazole ribonucleotide mutase produces MPRVSRGPQSQRRGTYHSHPLVGVLGGSKSDFPILEKAVAILTELGIPHEWMVVSAHRTPDRLFAYAEQAPGRGIEVIIAGAGGAAHLPGMLAAKTHLPVIGVPIPTENLRGLDSLLSIVQMPKGIPVATVAIGGAENAGLLAAQILAGRYPKIAARVKLFRRAQTDGVLQSPEAKGLVAGTRGPSRPSRKS; encoded by the coding sequence ATGCCTCGTGTCAGCAGAGGACCACAATCACAACGGCGAGGGACGTATCATTCGCATCCCTTGGTGGGGGTGTTGGGCGGAAGCAAATCCGATTTTCCAATCTTAGAAAAGGCCGTTGCGATCCTGACGGAGCTTGGGATTCCACACGAATGGATGGTCGTCTCCGCGCACCGGACACCGGATCGCTTGTTTGCCTATGCAGAACAGGCTCCCGGACGGGGGATCGAAGTCATTATTGCCGGTGCAGGAGGGGCAGCCCATCTTCCTGGGATGCTGGCTGCGAAGACGCACTTGCCGGTCATTGGTGTTCCGATCCCGACGGAGAATCTTCGCGGGCTCGATTCGCTCCTCTCCATCGTGCAAATGCCAAAAGGGATTCCCGTCGCTACGGTGGCTATCGGAGGGGCCGAGAATGCCGGTTTGCTTGCGGCACAGATTCTAGCTGGACGGTATCCGAAGATTGCCGCCCGCGTGAAATTATTCCGCCGGGCACAGACGGACGGCGTGCTCCAATCTCCTGAAGCGAAAGGCCTGGTAGCTGGAACAAGAGGTCCCAGCCGTCCAAGTCGCAAGTCGTGA
- a CDS encoding 5-(carboxyamino)imidazole ribonucleotide synthase, with translation MKSVVIEPGSVLGVLGGGQLGAMFTMAARRLGYSVAVWDPDPGAPAHPVATYSFPHPFSDQDLTGRFADLVSVVTYEWENIPADLCQVLEQRKPVRPSSAVLRVIQDRLEQKGFLASNGFSVPPFAGLTVPDQLTNAVSQVGYPALCKTATAGYDGKGQWRILQESDVRVVEQALSESTRPGTRWIVESLVPFERELSILVVRGADGQSCTYPLVENEHEEGILRTTKVPAPGSSALAERAAALARDVVDRLGGAGVFCLELFQLPSRELLINEVAPRPHNSGHYTLDACSVSQFEQQVRTTTGMPLGEVRLLSPAVMVNLIGDDATMLLEGTGCRNLLDVPGAVLHLYGKRAIRPRRKMGHVTFLGETLSLALDRAKQFRDGLHNSRALSA, from the coding sequence GTGAAATCCGTAGTTATTGAGCCAGGATCTGTCCTGGGCGTGCTGGGCGGAGGACAGCTGGGCGCCATGTTCACCATGGCGGCACGCCGTCTCGGCTATTCCGTTGCCGTCTGGGACCCAGATCCGGGTGCGCCCGCCCATCCTGTTGCCACGTACAGTTTCCCCCATCCATTCAGTGACCAGGACCTGACTGGGCGATTTGCCGACTTGGTCAGCGTTGTGACCTATGAATGGGAAAATATTCCGGCGGATCTCTGTCAAGTGTTGGAACAGCGGAAGCCGGTTCGTCCCTCCAGCGCGGTTCTGAGAGTGATTCAGGATCGTCTCGAGCAAAAGGGTTTTTTGGCCTCCAATGGATTTTCCGTTCCTCCCTTCGCCGGCCTGACTGTTCCCGATCAACTGACGAATGCAGTCTCGCAGGTTGGGTATCCAGCCCTCTGCAAAACTGCAACAGCCGGTTATGATGGCAAGGGACAATGGAGGATCCTCCAGGAGTCCGACGTCCGGGTGGTAGAACAAGCATTGTCGGAATCTACTCGCCCTGGCACGCGATGGATCGTGGAGTCCTTGGTGCCGTTTGAACGGGAACTCTCGATCCTGGTGGTCCGTGGAGCTGACGGGCAGAGCTGCACATACCCGTTGGTTGAGAATGAACATGAAGAGGGGATACTTCGAACCACCAAGGTGCCGGCCCCAGGATCTTCAGCCCTGGCTGAGCGGGCGGCTGCTCTTGCGCGTGATGTCGTTGATCGGCTGGGAGGGGCTGGGGTGTTCTGTCTCGAATTATTTCAGCTGCCAAGCCGGGAACTGCTGATCAACGAGGTTGCCCCGAGGCCCCATAACTCAGGCCATTACACACTGGATGCCTGCAGTGTCTCCCAGTTTGAGCAGCAGGTTCGTACCACCACCGGCATGCCGCTTGGCGAGGTGCGGCTGCTGAGCCCGGCAGTCATGGTAAATCTTATCGGAGACGACGCCACAATGCTTCTGGAGGGTACAGGCTGTCGAAACCTCTTGGATGTTCCCGGCGCAGTACTGCACCTCTACGGCAAACGCGCCATTCGCCCCCGTCGCAAGATGGGGCACGTTACGTTTCTTGGCGAGACGCTCAGCCTCGCCCTCGATCGCGCGAAGCAATTTCGTGACGGCCTGCACAATAGCCGCGCCCTATCCGCATAG